Below is a genomic region from Diabrotica undecimpunctata isolate CICGRU chromosome 7, icDiaUnde3, whole genome shotgun sequence.
attttaaggGTTGCTTTTAAAAATAACCCTTTTTTCCACCACATACTACAGTTATTAATTATTCAACATATTGTCCAATAAGTACTTTGCATGATAAAGTATGAAAGTAATTTCCTTTCtaattcattatttgttattgGTGATACAGTTGGATGGTTAATGGTTTGTACTTCTTTACGATATTTTCTAAAGAATTACAGTTTTGTAAACTGTATGCAGTTCATGATGTTAGTTGTTTTAAAACAAGTCTgatgtattaattaaattatgagataaattattattttcaagtatAGGGTAATGAGGAAAAACCCATTGTATTTATTATCTATAATGTTTCGAAGTATTGTTATAATTGCATTATTTTTATTAGgtaaaagaatataataaatataatagcaGTCATTTACAAAAACACTATAGAGACTTATCAGGTgaaatttaagaaaataaatatgTAGGGAATCAAAGGACTTATCTGTAGCTGTTTACTTAGGGTATGtgtgtaaaaatgaaaaaaaggaTAAAGACAGTAGGTTGATACCATTCAACAAGGTCCAGAAAtttatttagaaatatttaaatggaAAATCAACCAATAAACTAAAAAGAATCCATCAATAATGGAAAATATATATATCAAATCAAGGAAAATGTTTCAATTAAAATTTACAGTAATTCAACTGATTTAGGACCTTATGATATAGAATAAAAAGACTGATATATGCAAGACAGTTAATCAAAGAATAATTAAGGACTGAGATCAGACCAAACATCACCTGAGGTGATTAAAGGAGGAGACTGACTCATTAATGAGTGCAAAATGTGAGCTAGCAATAAATACAGGGGTGAACAAGCAATAAGTGATAAATGGAGTGCTGGTATAATTAATTagaccattacataaaaaaggagaccactTAGAATTTGGTGCTTAACATAGCAtacaaaatatggaaaacattCAACATAGTTTATGAAAAATTAAGATTCAGTTTGCAACAATTGGCAAATCCCAACAAAGGTCAACAACAGACTAGATCTTTATTATATGTGAGACCCGTAAAAAACAAGTGAGCACACCATTTCTTTATACACTAAGTAAAATCGGGATAtagctaaaaaaaaaataatggaaacaatagatgtgaaaaaggggcCATGAATGGGAGATACCTTGTGGTGCATACTATTCAGCATGTGCTAATAGCAACTTTTACAAGTGATGTTGATATAATCACAATATCATGGAGAGAAAGACTTTTAATCTGATAGAATCAGCTGCACAAAACACTGGTATGAAAATTGATCAAACTAAATGAAAATGCATACATGTGAGTAGAACAAGAGGAAATAAGAAACTGCAAAACCCAACAATAGGATAggacaacatcacaagaaaatgAAATGCCAAGTATACAAAATCTTAGACCAGTATTTATAGCAGGTATAGCTCAATGGCTAGGTACCGGCTTACCAAACAGGATGGTCTGGTACAGACATtagaaaattttcaatttctaatttaacagAACCACCACTGTGGTTGGGAGGGCACATAAAGCTGTAGGTTCCAGCTATATAAGTTGTTGTTAACACTAAAACCTTAGCTAGAAGGATACACAAATGGAAGATGTACAGTATACCAATTGGCTTCAGTATGACCAGGTATAACACCATATGGCTACAAAAAAAGCAGATATTCTATGATGGATCTTAACCCTTGTACACTGAATAAAAGTGAAGAAAGTCAATAATTTACCTTTGAAAGGTTAATCTTAAGACATATATAAATGCTTAAAAAATGGTATCTGGTAAAGAAGATATACTTTTGGATTTAACTCACATAAATTActttcacattcaaaataatttttgttctgaTCTTTCTGTCTGTCTTTAGGTCTtaagtttttgtatgtttttaCCATAGAGTATTACATTCTTAGTGTATATCAGCTTCATGATATCTTTTCacagatttattaaaatttctaaaagGATGGTTTATATTGTTATGAAGCTATTTTGTTGtggtaaaataagtttattgacatttgtAGCCAACTACTCTAACCTAATTTAGGTAATTTGCAAGAGCTTTAAAACAATATCTTATTTGACCATCATTGCCATTAAAAATTTTGTAGTGATTCTTACCCTGGATTAAGGctcaaaataaaataatcgaaaataccAGAAAATGTGTTCTGATTTATTCAAAAAACAATGTGTTGctcgattttttaaaaatattcctaATAATGTCTGTTTCTTTTTCGTCCAGCTACCCTATATAAATGGATCATAATGTCACTGTCTGTTTTCTATGTTCGGCACATTTTTCATCCAAGTTTCATGCTCATGGCACAGTTTCTGATGTTCTGTTCGTTCCATTTTTTCTTTCTGGAACCTTTCACTTCCACGCTGCTATCAGTCATTACTTTTCTTCCATTCAGACCAAGTGTCCGTACCATTCCAGTTGTCCCCTTTCCATGCCGTCTCTAATTCTCTTTTTAACTTTGATTATATTCTTCATGATTTTATCCCTATAGTGCTCATTCTTTTTTTAGCCTATGCTTACAATCTCAAAACATCTGCTTTATAGAGTGTGATACTCTTTACAATTGTGTTGCACATGTTTTCATTCTTTGGCTGATATCTTTGTGCCATTATATACAATTTAATCTTCTTACTTCTCCTCCCTAGTGACATTTTCTCCTTGATTTCTAGTCTATCCGTTCATTCTTTATTATTGCTTGGTTCTCATATCCTTTTATTTTTTCGTTGCAGTCATTTCCTAAAATCAAATCTGTTGATTGCCCCTTTATTCACAGATTCACAGATCTTCCTCGTTATGTATTCTAAGTCATCATGTATACCCATTCCATGAaattttttttcctgttttttagtGTATAatctatatttattttgaataatgttgggttAAGGGTCATCTACATTTGAGGCATTTATTTACACAAAAGCCTGTGGCTACTTAATTtcttattttaatgtttattattgTGTTGATTTCTTTACTAGCTTTAATTAGCTTATATTCGTATAGCTTTCTGTGATCCAGACACCACAGTCCTGCTATGAACTCTCGTTGTTCTTACTcatctttaattatttattttataatttttgcctGCCGACAGTTAACATTGGTGTTACTGTATTGCCTTTGTAGTTATGGGTCAATGTTAAAAATCAGATTTtccatttttgtgtttttttccgTGTTAATGCATGTAATTGCCCATTTGACTGTATTGGATTCCTTGTACATACCAAGTTCCATAATTCATAATCCATTTTCTTTAACTGATTCGTTTTCCGTCTGTGTTAGAAAGTAGTCTAGTTTCTTTTTATAGTAGATGAAGTGCAGGTCCACCATTCCAATTACCAATCGGGAGAGTCAGTGGAGTATTTGTTTATGCTTTGCTTTCTCTAGAGTCTAGAGTAATTATTTAATGCAACTCTTTCTTGTCTGGTCTTCTAAGGAGTAATTTACAATAGGTGTTTATTATTGAGTATTTTATTTCGGAGTAGAGATACcttttctactttttcttttccaTGTTGTATTGATCTAAAATTTCAGCAAtagattaaaaaatatgaaatttttggAGTCTTTTTCAAAGGTACATCTTGTTCCTCCTAGATATAGAACGACATTATTCATTACAGGATAATGTCCTCTGAAATCTGAACTTTAAATGGTGCCACTACAAAGTCTCTTTTTGATTCCGGAATATACACCCACTTTTTTATACGTCATCTCTCAACAAGCCATGGATGCAAATTGTGAAAAATCCGTTTCTTTTGCtgctcttttatttatttaactttcTTTACGTCACTCATTTGAAGATAGAAAtggttattttatttaaaatctacAATATTTACATGAATCACATTAAATACCACAAAAAAGAATGATATTCCATTGAATATCACGTGTTTAGTAAATATATTACTAGATAAGGTATACAAATTATGATGCTGTTGCATCTCTgttctatttttactttttggTGATAACTTAATGTGGTTATACTTTTCGTGTTAGGTCTAATTCAACAAGTAGGTTTTAATACGCCTATTAAATGTAATTAAGCAGTTAATGTTTTCCTATTAATAAGATTTCTTTGAAATAAATATGAATTAATAGTTTAGATTTtctaagatttttttattagatcATATATAAACTATCTAATTCTTTTGGAAGAAAGGGTTTATTTTGGGTATTATATTTGTGAAAGGTGTTTTCATCTTGTATCTCTATATTAGGCTAattgattgatttttttttcgagatcTCTGCTATTGTATCTATTTATTAGCCTTGTGTCCCTTATGTTTTTCATTGTCACTCGTAACAAAACAAGATCGTTGATTTGCAGAAAAAAATCGTTCGAGCTCCAGCAGCTCAGATATTTTCTGTCTAATCGTATCGTTTCTTGATCATGCAAGCAGCCAATAACTGTTTTTGTGCCCCGATtgctttttttttactttttataagtTATTTTCATAAAATAGAGTCACGAACAATAACTTCAGCGTCTGCTAAGTCTTACTTGGCGTGCTTTTTTATGGTTGCATTTACTTTtccttattaaaaaaatctttcttttaaGACTTATTTCAGCTTGCTTCACcaaagaacaataaaaaacaaaaatgtaacacATTTGTAGCGTAAATGTCTTACAGAGTCGTTACAAGACTGTCAGAACTTGTTACTAGTTTATTAATTCTGCTGGAATGTTTCTCAGTTAAGGAGTTTTTCCGTTTTTCAAAGTTGTGTATATCTATTACCCCACTAACGGCAATTCTAGAGGCAACAGGCTGTTGtcaacatttttgtttttgtcggtATTTATGGTAAGATACCCACTTTCAGTAGAATCTTCTTGAAGTCCTCGTCACATAAAACTAATTTTGGTGCTACGAAAACATCTTATTGAAAGTCCTTTTTGTTACAGGTAGTCAACGAAAGAACCACCCCCTGTGCCATGAAACGATTAGATGGAAATCTGACGTACCCCTAACGGAAGGACAACTTCGAAGCAAACGAGATGAATTCTGGGACACAGCACCGGCCTTCGAGGGACGTCGCGAAATATGGGACGCCCTCAGGGCTGCCGCGGTGGCAGCCGAAGCCATGGATTACGAGTTAGCTCAAGCTATTCTCGACGGAGCTAGCGTATCGGTGCCTAACGGGTACCTGACGGAGTGTTACGATGAGTTGGGTGCGCGGTATCAGGTTCCTATCTATTGCCTTTCGTATCCTATCAATATTGTGAAAGAAGACAATGGTCGAGATTCACCTGCAGAGTGTTCAGAACCGGTAGACGGTGGTACCGAGACTGTTTTAAAATTGAGACTGTCCCATTCGTGTTCAGATGTTAAACTGTCCGTTTATTCTACTGACACCATTAGTATGTGCAAAAAGAAGTTACAGGTGAGTACCGtctatttttttacttaaaataagtGCATCAACCACTAGGACTTTTAACATTATTAAATGGagtgaataaacaaataattagtcGTTACGCCTGTTATTACGACAAACATTGTCAAacactatagaaaatgtcacactgagagtgcagtacgggtaagatacggcgatggttttcttatggagaataaacgcgcagggttgtcggttttctccagctgttgattgctcattgtctcacaggaccagcttggataaaatgcatctgtCGGCAGTacgagaaaaatattttatatcatgtatacgtatacagtagaataaaaaggcattgatgagttattgacaacgaaaactatgaattttgcatataaaacgtcaacatgagatatacaattgaatcatattcataagagtaacatttgaacacctctttacaagaacaacatacaataactgtagttttactgttttacataaaatagaaaaaacctacataatttctaggaaagaatttggaaacttggaaatgatattatttatagatattatatataatattcaaatttccaattctttcatagaaattagattttttctattgtatgtaaaatattaaaaatacagttatgttgtttctataaataggtcttcatttcttttgtaaaacttctgctacaaattaccatcattaacataatcacctaaatatggccataaacttgtttgtcataattagtatttgataaactccaagctttccctatttcaccccctacccatcctaaggatgggtagggggtgaaagtgcttttggaaaacgaaactacacttcaaaatttagtccgagtttcaacagagagcatggagtcccataagtttaaatccggtgaattatttaacggttgcgctaaactcgtagtgttaaatgtgttgtattttgtacaaaatacggaacaacttaatgtaagtgctgctgtaagacgtacttcgttgatgactggtgttagcgaaagaagcatttacaatttcaaaaaagaaacagaacagagtggaacgttgaaatcgccaaaaaaacgtaaaaaacgagtgtgtcaatcaaattctagaatattcacatatgacgagggtgtaagaagtattctacggagaattgttcattgtgaatttttcatgaaaaatttgccgccattcttaaagcatatacataacttcatacaaggtaatgagaatatacagccgttgtctctttctactttatacagacttctgaaagatattggatttgtttataagaaacgtggccgaagaagcatcatggtggagcgagaggatattattcattggcgccataattatttgagaactatacgacgattgcgaaaagaccattgcaatatcatatatttggacgaatcgtgggttaatgttggccaatctataaattacgaatggtgcgatactacgatacaaaacagtcgtgatgcttttctcaaaggtttaagtactggcttaaaagcacctactaaacgaggtccacgatatgttttattgcatgcaggtttttcaggaggtttccttcctggcacacagcgtgtttttctggcaaagaaaaatgatggcgactatcacgatgaaatggatgccgcatattttgagtcgtggtttaaggagacattaatatcaaatttaccaaataatggtcgcaggaatgtcattgtaatggacaatgcatcgtaccactcccgtaaagagagattccctaataattcctggaataaagctgcaatcaaggaatggctagtggaaaaagacattttttttcgatgagtgttatttgaaatccgagctattagaagcagcgcgtgcttttaaagatcaatacgataagtatcatcttgatgagtatgcttcacaacataatgtttatattttaaggcttcctccatatcactgcgaattgaatcctatagaaatggtgtggaaccaagttaagcgatatgtaggtacccataataccacttttaaaaacgacgaggtacgccagttgatcgacgacggtttcgcacgcgtcacagagcaaaattggcgcaattatgtcactcatgttgttgagaaaacggaaactgagatgtgggctgcggacaacctgcaagatgacgtagaccaattgataatagacgcgaacacaggggagagtagcgaaagcgaatccgacatctcggatgtagaggacgactttagtataattaattgaatatctgtgagtaacctcgattattttacactgtataaccaataaaatgcatttaccagtccaatcagagtatgggcttttcggatattgggctgggtgcacggaaatcgagttaccggaggttccacccggtatatttatagctatcaagaaatgtaatttaaaatacatttgttagtttaataaagtatacagttttataataaaattctcgctaaaaacttaaggtctttttattcaaattcatgcctcttatttggctacttgaaggcaattattttatcaatatattattttataataaataacagagcccggcgtagggatctgggtacggttctgtgactaccacttggacctgtttgtatcgccaagcacaaggcgtgaaatccggcaattgtgtattcctatattagccgtactgcactctcggtgtgacattttctatagacaTTTTTGACTAAATCGGCTTCTCGAGGATGGATGAGTTTATAGTGTGTGTTGTGTGCCTGGCCTATATTTGCAGTTGTGTCGGTTGCTCCGAGTAGGTAATGAAAAACCGATTAAGTACTATGAccaaaaattttgtatttcttagttgaaaaaaaaaatggtgcaTGGCTTTCGTATGGTctgttaatttattttatattttaatttattttattttaagaaacaCGCATGGGACTGCGTTTACTACTCTACGTAGTGTGTGGTCGCGCGAAGTGTGTCTCAGTCGTTTTTACTTTTTCATATCTCTGCGCGAGCTACCGCACCGATCAATGCATTCCTTccgcgataagaaagctatgcttccaaaaACAATCAATCAATAATTTGATTAATTTACAagaaactaaaaatatatttttcattagtAAGTTTTAGTTAGCATACTGTAACTGTATTTAATATACTCCATTGATAAATAACACATTTTATAACACGTGACACGTTTTATAGGTGGTGTgaagaatttcaaaattatttgaaatgttCTTGCCTCAAATGTTAATGCAGTAATTTTAATAGTTAATGCAGTAATTTTAATTTGGGTACCCACATAATTTGTTCAGGTCTTCTTcatggcgatcatcatggcaatctttatgttatctgcagcagcgcggaaaagttacacagatgttgtattgaaccagattctgaggttctttaaccaagatgttcttcttcttcctggacctcgttttccaaatatttttccttgcaggatggcttgaaggagagcatatctggattcattttgcataatatgtccgaagaattgtaactttcgagatttgatggtggtcagtacctctcggttcttatttagtcttctgaggacctcctcatttgtgactcaaATGGTCAAACGGTctgtccacgggatcttaagtattctccgatatagtcacatctcaaatgcttccagttttctgcacatatcttcgttcaaggtccacgattcaacaccataaaaaaggacagagaagacgtagcatcgcagaattcttacttttgtatcaagagagaggttgtgactcttgaggAAGGCCCCCattcgattgaaggtggatctagcttttccaatgcgtgctctaatctcctggttgttggtctatTCTTCagttattatggtgccgaggtagttgtagtgcgtcactctttctacagggatttgttgacgtagagttgaccttctgttatccttttcttgctaattatcataagaaattaaaataaaataattatttaatataaattaataaagatgtgacgtttataacgttacactaACTCTTTTCGTTGCCGAGATGTAGATGTGGCTATGCTAactttaccgtaaagttagcatagCCATTGTTTCTCGAAAATGGTTACAGCAATATATTGTTTCTTGGCGTAAAACTTTAACATTAAATTAGCAATTAACCAATTGCTTGCGGTTCACTTTTGTAGTTTCATCGTTTTTCTAGTTTCATCGATATTTCGATTTTTCCAGGGATGAATTTTGCGTTAGGGTATAATGGGGTAGTTTTGGGGATTGTTCAATATACAAATCAACAgcattaattagcaataaaatatgccgctAAGATGGGCTCTGTAGCCTTTTTCCTTgcgagatatagctatggctacGCTAGCTTTACTGTATAGTCAGCATAATCATTGTTACTTGGCGTAAaactttaacaataaattttttttcttggcgtaaaacttataacaacaataaattagcaattaattcctAGCGGTCCACTTTTTGGGTTTCAACGTTTTGGCCGATATCTCGATGTTTTCGGGGATAAGTTTTGGGCTAGGGAATGATGGCATGGTTTTTGGGGATTGGTCAATGTACCAATCAATAGCAATCACTTCAATTCACTCAGaaataaaatatgccgccaagatggGCTCTGTAGCTTTATTcattgccgagatatagctaCGGCTATGCTAGCTTTATCGTAAATTAAGCATAATCATTGTTTTTCGGAAACGGCTGCCGCAATAAATTGTTTCGTGGCATAAAACTTCgtcaataaattaacaatcaatTCCTTGCGGTTCGCTTTTTGTCCGATATCTGGGTTTTTCCGGAGCTGTATTTTCAGCTAGGGGATGATGGGGTAGCTTTTGGGGATTGGTTAATATTCCAATCAACAGCAATTCATTAGCAACAAAACATGCCGCCAAGATGGGCCTTGTACCCCTTTTTTGCCGATATATAGCTATGATATGCTAGTTAGCATAATCAATTATGCTGTTGGTCTGAATTCGGCCTTATAACatggatatgctaactttacagaCATTCTTTTCTACATTAACAAGGCGACGATACTGAGATACTTTAAAACGAAAAATGGCTCCGTGATTTAGCTTTTTTATTGGATGTAACGAATTGCGCCATAAATTATTTTATGAACAAAATGTAGCTATTAATTAACGAATTAAAGAAATCTTACAAATTTTCCAGTTTCGaatatttaaagtaaatttgAAACACGCTTCTCTAATTTTAAAAAGCAAACTGACGAATATCGTAATGCTCATGACTTTAtcatttttcttgtaaaaatgttgaaaaatgtGCTATTGAAATATCAAACGCTTTCAGTATGGAGATCATTTCTGTTCAAAATAAAGTATTAaagccggttttcacgctacgtttTATTATTCGTTTTATCGGGTATACAAAACATACggcaaaatgtacgttttgtctaGTGTATACACACTAGTTACGTGTATTCTCTCTCGCTTTCTACCGGAGTTCCAATCCAGAGTCTATAGTTGTGTGAAATTAGTTTAACGACTGAGAGGAAAAGGGATGAAGAAGGAGAGGACAAGCTGGCCAAGAGAGTGGCTTTTGAAAAGAAACTAGTATTCCCACGTCTTATTACTGAAAATACTGACAGGCGAACCTGTTGATTGGCTCagttatttgcgaatggacacctcaacTTATTGTTAATTGCTACATTTGGTAACACTATACACACTGAAAGAAGACGCCTGCATGAAAAAAGCGATTACACTCCATAAAAGACTCACAGCCACTCTCAGATA
It encodes:
- the LOC140445842 gene encoding ubiquitin domain-containing protein 1, with protein sequence MYEIIAMGGCIGITRSRSGAIDDSSGSISRPNSGSQRKNHPLCHETIRWKSDVPLTEGQLRSKRDEFWDTAPAFEGRREIWDALRAAAVAAEAMDYELAQAILDGASVSVPNGYLTECYDELGARYQVPIYCLSYPINIVKEDNGRDSPAECSEPVDGGTETVLKLRLSHSCSDVKLSVYSTDTISMCKKKLQSQEGIESSRQRWFYGGKLLGDKLHVEEAKIPQGYVVQVIVNMETS